The genomic DNA CGGATACGGTGATTTTTTTATCAAGCAAGGGAAAATCCCGACGGAATTTGCCTTCGTATTCTCCGGACAGCTTCGCGAATATTACGTAACCGAGAAAGGCGACGAGTATATTAAAAGTTTCTGTTTTCCCGGAGAATTTACCGGATCCTATTTCGATTTGCTATCCGGCCATCCTTCCACATGCAATATCCGAGCGATATCCGATTGCGTATTGGGCGTGGCTAAGTTTTCCGATTACACCGCGCTCTATGACAAAAACATAGCTTGGGAAAAATTAGGAAGGCGAACTGCAGAATTACTCTTTCTAAAGAAAGCGCGGCGAGAATACGAACTATTGACCCTTTCCGCCGAAGAAAGATATGAATCTCTAAAAAAGAATTATCCGGGAATCGAGGAGTTAGTACCTCAATACCATATCGCTTCGTATTTAGGAATCACTCCCGTCAGCTTGAGTCGAATCCGATCCAAATTATCCAAATCCGAAACGGGATAAAAAAACGCCGGAAGTTTTTCTTCCGGCGTTTTTCCTTTCGTACGATTTTATTTCGTTACGAATTATTTTGCGGATGCAGCCTCGCG from Leptospira fainei serovar Hurstbridge str. BUT 6 includes the following:
- a CDS encoding Crp/Fnr family transcriptional regulator; the protein is MEVDKINQDTPEWDRIFEAVHRLSGISKTIWNQAGRLYTLRKIGYGDFFIKQGKIPTEFAFVFSGQLREYYVTEKGDEYIKSFCFPGEFTGSYFDLLSGHPSTCNIRAISDCVLGVAKFSDYTALYDKNIAWEKLGRRTAELLFLKKARREYELLTLSAEERYESLKKNYPGIEELVPQYHIASYLGITPVSLSRIRSKLSKSETG